In one Streptomyces sp. NBC_01241 genomic region, the following are encoded:
- a CDS encoding 3-hydroxybutyryl-CoA dehydrogenase: MADIARVGVVGCGQMGAGIAEVCARSGLEVMVAETTGEALEIGRTRLHNSLSKAAERGKITPVERDETLARLSYTTDLGEFADRDLVIEAVVENEQVKTEIFQVLDQVVTRQDAILASNTSSIPLVKLAVATSRPDHVIGIHFFNPAPVQKLVELIPALTTSDETVKRAETLVQDVLGKHPIRAQDRSGFVVNALLIPYLLSAIRMFESGIASREDIDNGMELGCAHPMGPLKLSDLIGLDTVASVADSMYAEFKEPLYAAPPLLQRMVDAGRLGRKTGSGFYPYS; the protein is encoded by the coding sequence ATGGCCGACATTGCACGCGTCGGAGTAGTGGGCTGCGGTCAGATGGGCGCGGGCATCGCAGAGGTGTGCGCCCGCAGCGGTCTCGAGGTGATGGTGGCCGAGACCACCGGCGAGGCGCTGGAGATCGGGCGCACCCGGCTGCACAACTCCCTCTCGAAGGCCGCCGAACGCGGCAAGATCACTCCGGTGGAGCGCGACGAGACCCTGGCCCGGCTGAGCTACACCACCGACCTCGGGGAGTTCGCCGACCGCGATCTCGTCATCGAGGCCGTCGTGGAGAACGAGCAGGTCAAGACCGAGATCTTCCAGGTGCTCGACCAGGTGGTGACCCGGCAGGACGCGATCCTCGCCTCGAACACCTCCTCCATCCCGCTGGTGAAGCTGGCCGTGGCGACCTCTCGCCCGGACCACGTCATCGGCATCCACTTCTTCAACCCGGCCCCGGTGCAGAAGCTCGTCGAGCTGATCCCCGCGCTGACGACGTCCGACGAGACGGTGAAGCGCGCCGAGACCCTGGTGCAGGACGTCCTCGGCAAGCACCCGATCCGTGCCCAGGACCGCTCCGGCTTCGTCGTCAACGCGCTGCTCATTCCGTATCTGCTCTCAGCGATCCGGATGTTCGAGTCGGGCATCGCCAGCCGTGAGGACATCGACAACGGCATGGAGCTCGGCTGCGCCCACCCGATGGGCCCGCTGAAGCTCTCCGACCTGATCGGTCTGGACACCGTGGCCTCGGTCGCCGACTCGATGTACGCGGAGTTCAAGGAGCCGCTGTACGCCGCTCCCCCGCTGCTCCAGCGGATGGTGGACGCGGGCCGGCTCGGCCGCAAGACCGGCTCGGGCTTCTACCCGTACTCCTGA
- a CDS encoding NUDIX domain-containing protein, translated as MQWANLNEQTVYENRWFRVNLADVVVPDGRHLDHYLIRLRPVAAATVVNDANEVLLLWRHRFITDSWGWELAAGVVEDGEDIAAAAAREMEEETGWRPGPLRPLLTVEPSNGLTDARHHLYWSEEATWTGHPSDDFESSRREWIPLKLVPDMIARGEVPAAGMVAGLMMLHHSRLG; from the coding sequence GTGCAATGGGCGAACCTGAACGAACAAACTGTGTATGAGAACCGCTGGTTCCGGGTCAATCTGGCGGATGTGGTCGTCCCCGACGGCCGCCATCTCGACCACTACCTGATCCGGCTCCGCCCCGTCGCGGCGGCCACCGTCGTCAACGATGCCAACGAGGTGCTGCTGCTGTGGCGGCACCGGTTCATCACCGACAGCTGGGGCTGGGAGCTCGCCGCGGGCGTCGTCGAGGACGGCGAGGACATCGCGGCCGCCGCGGCCCGGGAGATGGAGGAGGAGACCGGCTGGCGCCCCGGCCCGCTGCGCCCGCTGCTGACCGTGGAGCCGTCGAACGGCCTCACCGACGCCCGGCACCACCTCTACTGGTCCGAGGAGGCGACCTGGACCGGCCACCCCAGCGACGACTTCGAGTCCTCGCGCCGCGAGTGGATACCGCTCAAACTGGTGCCCGACATGATCGCCCGCGGTGAGGTCCCGGCCGCCGGCATGGTGGCCGGGCTGATGATGCTCCATCACTCAAGGCTGGGGTGA
- a CDS encoding transcriptional regulator — protein sequence MGATEPNVLLAALIEEAGVSRAGLAAHINRIGRSRGLCLRYEHTAVARWLKGQRPRGQVPDLVCEVLGNRLNRPLALDDIGMAAPGAGAGAGGPASTLGGFVERTTALWRSDAQQRPHILASAAVTGTTAVMPVWEWENPPEDLDVSRSGTTRVGAADIVTLRAARAHYELMYRRAGGIATRSRIVGFLNAETAPLLRGAYSDATGRQLHRATGGLVAVAGICAYDSDAHGLAQRYFHQALRLAKASGDRGLGGYVIALLVNQSLCLAEYRQSVAFAQAALRAASGHITPALATDLYAMQAKAYAHLGDAGSALDCIRRAESKAERIRPGEEPDETGYVQPGLVDVQVAEALLGLGDLPGAREHAAAAVRTPAHDRGRVHRLAMLTHVELRQGEADRAAATAVEMAERARGMESQRLRDRLRAVRDDLIASGCAEAGRAAELIDGALRVPL from the coding sequence ATGGGGGCAACGGAGCCCAACGTTCTGCTGGCGGCCCTGATCGAGGAGGCGGGCGTCTCCCGGGCCGGCCTCGCCGCGCACATCAACCGGATCGGCCGCTCCCGCGGACTGTGCCTGCGGTACGAACACACCGCGGTGGCCCGCTGGTTGAAGGGGCAGCGCCCCCGTGGCCAGGTGCCGGACCTGGTCTGCGAAGTCCTCGGGAACCGGCTGAACAGGCCTCTTGCACTGGACGACATCGGCATGGCGGCTCCGGGCGCCGGTGCGGGTGCGGGTGGGCCCGCGTCCACACTCGGCGGATTCGTCGAGCGGACCACCGCGCTGTGGCGCTCCGACGCACAGCAGCGCCCGCACATACTCGCCTCGGCCGCCGTCACGGGGACCACGGCGGTGATGCCCGTCTGGGAATGGGAGAACCCGCCCGAGGACCTCGATGTCTCCCGCAGCGGCACCACCCGGGTCGGCGCGGCCGACATAGTGACGCTGCGCGCGGCCCGTGCCCACTACGAACTCATGTACCGCAGGGCAGGCGGAATCGCGACCCGATCCCGCATCGTCGGCTTCCTCAACGCGGAGACCGCCCCGCTGCTGCGTGGCGCCTACAGCGATGCGACGGGGCGCCAACTGCACCGGGCGACAGGAGGGTTGGTGGCCGTCGCGGGCATCTGCGCCTACGACTCCGACGCGCACGGGCTCGCCCAGCGCTACTTCCACCAGGCGCTGCGGCTGGCCAAGGCGAGCGGGGACCGGGGGCTCGGCGGCTATGTGATCGCCCTGCTGGTCAACCAGTCGCTGTGCCTCGCCGAGTACCGGCAGTCGGTGGCCTTCGCGCAGGCGGCGCTCCGGGCCGCCAGTGGCCACATCACTCCCGCGCTGGCCACCGATCTGTACGCGATGCAGGCCAAGGCGTACGCCCACCTCGGCGACGCGGGCAGCGCCCTGGACTGCATCCGGCGCGCCGAGTCGAAGGCGGAACGCATCCGTCCGGGCGAGGAACCGGACGAGACGGGGTACGTCCAGCCGGGCCTGGTCGATGTGCAGGTGGCCGAGGCGCTGCTCGGCCTCGGCGATCTGCCCGGGGCCAGGGAACACGCGGCGGCGGCCGTACGGACCCCGGCGCACGACCGGGGCAGAGTGCACCGGCTCGCCATGCTGACCCATGTCGAGCTGCGCCAGGGCGAGGCGGACCGGGCGGCGGCCACCGCCGTGGAAATGGCCGAGCGGGCCCGGGGCATGGAGTCGCAGCGGCTGCGCGACCGGCTGCGCGCGGTGCGCGACGACCTGATCGCGAGCGGCTGCGCCGAAGCGGGGCGGGCCGCCGAACTGATCGACGGGGCGTTGCGCGTACCGCTGTGA
- the pheT gene encoding phenylalanine--tRNA ligase subunit beta has translation MRVPLSWLREYVDLPATETGRDVQAKLVAVGLEVETVEQIGAGLKGPLVVGQVLTIEELEGFKKPIRFCTVDVGHANGTGEPQEIVCGARNFSVGDKVVVVLPGAVLPGDFAIAARKTYGKTSHGMICSTDELGMGDDGTHGIIVLPPEHEVGSDAIELLQLVDEVLDIAVTPDRGYCLSIRGVARETAIAYGLPLRDPALLDVPAPNAFGYPVKIADPIGCDKFTARTVVGLQPEARSPIWLQRRLQKAGMRPISLAVDVTNYVMLELGQPLHAYDRTRLDGPIGVRRAQQGEKLTTLDGTARVLDAEDLVITDNRGPIGLAGVMGGANTEIADVQDGTHSTTEVVIEAAHFDAISIARTARRHKLTSEASKRFERGSDPQAAAAAAQRTVDLLVLLAGGTAEAGATEVSAPSAPRTIAMPADHPDRVAGVGYGRETVVRRLQQVGCDVYGQDELIVTVPSWRPDLSEPNDLAEEVIRLEGYENLPSTLPTPPSGRGLTDRQRLHRRIGRALAGAGYVEALNYPFIGAAVLDQLGFDTDDARRRTVELVNPLSDEEPALRTTLLPGLLGALRRNDGRGSHDLALFETGLVFLPQALGSVRAGETPLTGTETKAVRLPVDRRPTDEEIAGLDATLPRQPRRAAVVLAGAREQAGWWGKGRPADWADSVEAARTIAREAGVEVTVRSDQHAPWHPGRCAALYVTVNGTETLFGHAGELHPRVIKELHLPERTCAMEVELDLLEQAADGALQAPRISAFPVATQDVALIVAENVPAAEVERALREGAGELLESLRLFDVFTGDQIGAGRKSLAYALRFRAADRTLTVDEASAARDAAVALAAERTGAVLRGA, from the coding sequence ATGCGCGTCCCGCTTTCCTGGCTGCGGGAGTACGTCGACCTGCCGGCGACAGAGACCGGCCGTGACGTACAGGCCAAGCTCGTCGCCGTGGGTCTGGAGGTCGAGACCGTCGAGCAGATCGGCGCCGGCCTCAAGGGCCCGCTGGTCGTCGGACAGGTACTGACCATCGAGGAGCTGGAGGGCTTCAAGAAGCCCATCCGCTTCTGCACCGTCGACGTCGGCCACGCCAACGGCACCGGTGAGCCGCAGGAGATCGTCTGCGGAGCCCGTAACTTCTCCGTCGGCGACAAGGTCGTCGTGGTCCTCCCGGGCGCCGTCCTGCCCGGCGACTTCGCGATCGCCGCGCGCAAGACGTACGGCAAGACCTCGCACGGCATGATCTGCTCAACCGACGAGCTCGGCATGGGCGACGACGGCACGCACGGCATCATCGTGCTGCCCCCGGAGCACGAGGTCGGCAGCGACGCGATCGAGCTGCTCCAGCTCGTCGACGAGGTCCTCGACATCGCCGTCACGCCGGACCGCGGCTACTGCCTGTCCATCCGCGGCGTCGCCCGCGAGACCGCCATCGCGTACGGGCTGCCGCTGCGCGACCCGGCGCTCCTGGACGTACCCGCGCCGAACGCGTTCGGCTACCCGGTCAAGATCGCCGACCCGATCGGCTGCGACAAGTTCACCGCGCGCACCGTCGTCGGCCTCCAGCCCGAGGCGCGCTCCCCGATCTGGCTGCAGCGCAGGCTGCAGAAGGCCGGGATGCGCCCCATCTCGCTCGCCGTCGACGTCACCAACTACGTGATGCTGGAGCTCGGCCAGCCGCTGCACGCGTACGACCGCACCCGCCTCGACGGGCCGATCGGGGTGCGCCGCGCCCAGCAGGGCGAGAAGCTCACCACCCTCGACGGCACGGCCCGCGTCCTGGACGCCGAGGACCTGGTCATCACCGACAACCGCGGGCCGATCGGCCTCGCGGGTGTCATGGGCGGCGCCAACACCGAGATCGCGGACGTCCAGGACGGTACGCACAGCACCACCGAGGTCGTCATCGAGGCCGCGCACTTCGACGCGATCTCGATCGCCCGGACCGCGCGCCGCCACAAGCTGACCTCCGAGGCGTCCAAGCGCTTCGAGCGCGGCTCCGACCCGCAGGCCGCGGCTGCCGCCGCGCAGCGCACCGTCGACCTGCTGGTGCTGCTCGCCGGCGGCACCGCCGAGGCCGGCGCCACCGAGGTCAGCGCCCCGTCCGCGCCCCGCACCATCGCCATGCCGGCGGACCACCCCGACCGGGTGGCCGGGGTCGGCTACGGCCGCGAGACCGTCGTACGCCGCCTCCAGCAGGTCGGCTGCGACGTCTACGGGCAGGACGAGCTGATCGTCACCGTGCCGTCCTGGCGCCCGGACCTCAGCGAGCCGAACGACCTCGCCGAAGAGGTCATCCGTCTCGAGGGGTACGAGAACCTCCCGTCCACCCTCCCGACGCCGCCGTCCGGCCGCGGGCTCACCGACCGCCAGCGGCTGCACCGCAGGATCGGCCGGGCGCTCGCCGGAGCCGGCTACGTCGAGGCGCTGAACTACCCGTTCATCGGTGCCGCCGTGCTCGACCAGCTCGGGTTCGACACCGACGACGCCCGCCGCCGTACGGTCGAGCTCGTGAACCCGCTCTCCGACGAGGAGCCGGCGCTGCGCACCACGCTGCTGCCGGGCCTGCTCGGCGCACTGCGGCGCAACGACGGTCGCGGCAGCCACGACCTCGCTCTCTTCGAGACCGGCCTGGTCTTCCTTCCCCAAGCTCTCGGCTCCGTTCGAGCAGGGGAGACCCCACTGACCGGTACGGAGACGAAGGCCGTACGGCTGCCCGTCGACCGCCGTCCCACCGACGAGGAGATCGCCGGGCTCGACGCCACGCTGCCGCGCCAGCCGCGCCGCGCCGCGGTCGTCCTCGCGGGCGCCCGCGAGCAGGCCGGCTGGTGGGGCAAGGGCCGCCCGGCCGACTGGGCGGACTCCGTCGAGGCCGCCCGGACGATCGCCCGCGAGGCGGGTGTCGAGGTGACCGTCCGCAGCGACCAGCACGCGCCGTGGCATCCGGGCCGCTGCGCCGCGCTGTACGTCACGGTGAACGGCACGGAGACCCTCTTCGGGCATGCCGGTGAGCTGCACCCGCGCGTCATCAAGGAGCTCCACCTGCCGGAGCGCACCTGTGCCATGGAGGTCGAACTCGACCTCCTGGAGCAGGCTGCCGACGGCGCGCTCCAGGCGCCCCGGATCTCCGCCTTCCCGGTGGCGACCCAGGACGTCGCGCTGATCGTCGCGGAGAACGTCCCCGCCGCCGAGGTGGAGCGGGCGCTGCGCGAGGGCGCGGGTGAACTCCTCGAATCGCTGCGGCTGTTCGACGTCTTCACCGGCGACCAGATCGGTGCGGGCCGCAAGTCCCTGGCGTACGCGCTGCGCTTCCGCGCGGCGGACCGCACGCTGACCGTCGACGAGGCCTCGGCCGCGCGCGACGCCGCGGTGGCGCTCGCCGCCGAGCGGACGGGCGCGGTGCTGCGGGGCGCGTGA
- the pheS gene encoding phenylalanine--tRNA ligase subunit alpha — protein MSAPNKSYDPVEVEALKPEEIERMRDEAFAAFAAAGDLDALAQAKTAHTGGTSPLSLANREIGALPPQAKAEAGKRVGQARGAVSKALAARQAELEAERDARVLVEEAVDVTLPYDRVPAGARHPLTTFMERVADVFVAMGYEVAEGPEVEAEWFNFDALNFVPDHPARQMQDTFFVRGADGAESDESGVVLRTHTSPVQARTLLDREPPVYVVCPGRVYRTDELDATHTPVFHQIELLAVDEGLTMADLKGTLDHMVQALFGPDMKTRLRPNFFPFTEPSAEMDMVCYVCRGASVGNPDRPCRTCGSEGWIELGGCGMVNPKVLIACGVDPQKYSGFAFGFGIERMLMFRHNVEDMRDMVEGDVRFTRPFGMEI, from the coding sequence ATGTCGGCACCGAACAAGTCGTACGACCCAGTCGAGGTCGAGGCACTGAAACCGGAAGAGATCGAGCGCATGCGGGACGAGGCGTTCGCCGCCTTCGCTGCCGCCGGTGACCTCGACGCGCTCGCCCAGGCGAAGACCGCGCACACCGGTGGTACCTCGCCCCTGTCGCTCGCCAACCGGGAGATCGGCGCACTGCCGCCACAGGCCAAGGCCGAGGCGGGCAAGCGCGTGGGCCAGGCCCGCGGCGCCGTGAGCAAGGCCCTCGCCGCCCGTCAGGCGGAGCTGGAGGCCGAGCGGGACGCCCGCGTCCTGGTCGAGGAGGCGGTGGACGTCACGCTGCCCTACGACCGCGTCCCGGCCGGCGCCCGTCACCCGCTGACGACCTTCATGGAGCGCGTCGCGGACGTCTTCGTGGCCATGGGCTACGAGGTCGCCGAGGGCCCCGAGGTCGAGGCCGAGTGGTTCAACTTCGACGCCCTGAACTTCGTGCCCGACCACCCGGCCCGGCAGATGCAGGACACCTTCTTCGTCCGGGGCGCCGACGGTGCCGAGAGCGACGAGTCCGGTGTCGTGCTGCGTACGCACACCTCGCCGGTCCAGGCCCGCACCCTGCTCGACCGCGAGCCCCCCGTCTACGTCGTCTGCCCCGGCCGCGTCTACCGCACCGACGAGCTCGACGCGACGCACACCCCGGTCTTCCACCAGATCGAGCTGCTCGCCGTCGACGAGGGCCTCACCATGGCCGACCTCAAGGGCACCCTCGACCACATGGTCCAGGCGCTCTTCGGCCCGGACATGAAGACCCGGCTGAGGCCGAACTTCTTCCCGTTCACCGAGCCGTCCGCCGAGATGGACATGGTCTGCTACGTCTGCCGCGGCGCGTCCGTCGGCAACCCGGACCGTCCCTGCCGCACCTGCGGCAGCGAGGGCTGGATCGAGCTCGGCGGCTGCGGCATGGTCAACCCCAAGGTGCTCATCGCCTGCGGTGTCGACCCCCAGAAGTACAGCGGATTCGCCTTCGGGTTCGGCATCGAACGGATGCTGATGTTCCGCCACAACGTCGAAGACATGCGAGACATGGTCGAGGGTGACGTCCGGTTCACCCGGCCGTTCGGGATGGAGATCTGA
- a CDS encoding sensor histidine kinase: MAVGMGMPRGTRTAAVRACDGPGPADEPADGQDPDGAHPYGRDIDGRDIRSRDTHSRDTGAVDLTVDPDDLPDGLVIADETGRVICFNSAAVRITAMPRAAALGRPLEHVLPLEDLKGRRWWALTDPYGGLAIRVGQPERNLLLPGGREVLVSARYVREHPTGPVRRVVISLRGTEARRRTERSHAELIATVAHELRSPLTSVKGFTATLLAKWTRFTDDQKRLMLETVDADAGRVTRLIAELLDISRIDSGRLELRRQPVDLSAAVERHIQTLTANGQTPDRFLVRTCQPLPAVWADPDKVDQVLGNLLENAVRHGEGTVTIEVAPASVPAKSDEKGTAVTVSDEGPGIPEESMGRVFTRFWRGSKRGGTGLGLYIVKGIVEAHGGTITVGRGPGGGAEFRFILPVSAPAYLV, translated from the coding sequence ATGGCTGTCGGCATGGGCATGCCGCGCGGGACACGCACGGCCGCGGTGCGCGCCTGTGACGGCCCCGGCCCGGCGGACGAACCGGCCGACGGCCAGGACCCCGACGGCGCGCATCCGTACGGCCGGGACATCGACGGCCGGGACATCCGAAGTCGGGACACCCACAGCCGGGACACCGGAGCCGTCGACCTCACCGTCGATCCCGACGACCTCCCCGACGGCCTGGTCATCGCCGACGAGACCGGCCGGGTCATCTGCTTCAACTCCGCCGCCGTTCGGATCACCGCCATGCCCCGGGCCGCCGCTCTCGGCCGCCCCCTGGAGCACGTCCTGCCGCTGGAGGACCTCAAGGGCCGCCGCTGGTGGGCGCTGACCGATCCGTACGGCGGCCTCGCCATCCGGGTCGGCCAGCCCGAGCGCAATCTGCTGCTGCCCGGCGGCCGCGAGGTCCTGGTCTCCGCACGGTACGTACGCGAGCACCCGACCGGTCCCGTACGCCGGGTGGTGATCTCGTTGCGCGGCACCGAGGCCCGGCGCCGCACCGAACGCAGCCACGCCGAGCTGATCGCCACGGTCGCCCACGAGCTGCGCTCCCCGCTGACCTCCGTCAAGGGCTTCACCGCGACCCTCCTCGCCAAGTGGACACGGTTCACCGATGACCAGAAGCGCCTGATGCTGGAGACCGTCGACGCCGACGCGGGCCGCGTCACCCGGCTCATCGCCGAACTGCTCGACATCTCCCGGATCGATTCCGGGAGGCTGGAGCTGCGCCGGCAGCCCGTGGACCTCTCCGCCGCCGTCGAACGTCACATCCAGACCCTCACGGCGAACGGCCAGACCCCCGACCGCTTCCTCGTCCGCACCTGCCAGCCGCTGCCCGCGGTCTGGGCCGACCCGGACAAGGTCGACCAGGTGCTCGGCAACCTGCTGGAAAACGCGGTGCGCCACGGCGAGGGAACCGTCACCATTGAAGTCGCACCCGCATCCGTACCCGCGAAGAGCGACGAGAAGGGAACGGCCGTCACCGTGAGCGACGAAGGCCCCGGCATCCCCGAGGAGTCGATGGGTCGTGTCTTCACCCGCTTCTGGCGGGGGAGCAAGCGCGGCGGCACCGGCCTGGGCCTCTACATCGTCAAGGGCATCGTCGAGGCGCACGGCGGCACGATCACCGTCGGTCGCGGCCCTGGAGGCGGCGCGGAATTCCGATTTATTCTGCCCGTGAGCGCGCCGGCCTACCTGGTCTGA
- a CDS encoding TrmH family RNA methyltransferase: MGTPELISPRSPRVTAARRLAKRNFRGKERRFIAEGPQAVREAAEHRGSDGEPTLIELFATVEAAERYADIVDAAHAAGARVHLADGGVLADVSQTVTPQGLIGVCRFLDSPFDAILAAKPKLVAVLAHVRDPGNAGTVLRCADAAGADAVVLTDASVDLYNPKSVRASVGSLFHLPVAVGVPVEQAVQGLRDAGVRILAADGAGEDDLDDELDAGTMGGPTAWVFGNEAWGLPEETRALADAVVRVPIHGKAESLNLATAAAVCLYASARAQRPRR, translated from the coding sequence ATGGGCACCCCCGAACTGATCTCCCCGCGATCGCCACGCGTCACCGCCGCCCGGCGGCTGGCCAAGCGCAACTTCCGCGGCAAGGAGCGCAGGTTCATCGCCGAGGGGCCGCAGGCCGTGCGCGAGGCCGCCGAACACCGCGGCAGCGACGGCGAACCGACGCTGATCGAGCTGTTCGCCACCGTCGAGGCAGCCGAGCGGTACGCCGACATCGTCGACGCCGCCCACGCGGCGGGCGCGCGGGTGCATCTCGCGGACGGCGGTGTGCTCGCCGATGTGTCGCAGACCGTCACCCCCCAGGGCCTGATCGGCGTCTGCCGCTTCCTCGACTCGCCGTTCGACGCGATCCTCGCCGCGAAGCCGAAACTGGTCGCCGTGCTCGCCCACGTACGCGACCCGGGGAACGCCGGTACGGTGCTGCGCTGCGCCGACGCCGCGGGCGCCGACGCCGTCGTGCTCACCGACGCCTCGGTGGACCTCTACAACCCCAAGTCCGTCCGGGCGTCCGTCGGCTCGCTCTTCCATCTGCCGGTCGCCGTCGGTGTCCCGGTCGAGCAGGCCGTGCAGGGGCTGAGGGACGCGGGCGTACGGATTCTCGCCGCCGACGGCGCGGGCGAGGACGACCTCGACGACGAGCTCGACGCCGGAACCATGGGCGGGCCGACCGCCTGGGTCTTCGGCAACGAGGCATGGGGCCTGCCCGAGGAGACCCGCGCGCTGGCCGACGCCGTCGTGCGGGTGCCGATCCACGGCAAGGCGGAGAGCCTCAATCTGGCGACGGCGGCGGCCGTGTGCCTGTACGCCTCCGCACGGGCCCAGCGCCCGCGCCGCTAG
- the rplT gene encoding 50S ribosomal protein L20 — translation MARVKRAVNAHKKRRAILEQASGYRGQRSRLYRKAKEQVTHSLVYNYNDRKKRKGDFRQLWIQRINAAARQNGMTYNRLIQGLKAANIEVDRKILAELAVNDANAFAALVEVAQKALPSDVNAPKAA, via the coding sequence GTGGCACGCGTCAAGCGGGCAGTAAACGCTCACAAGAAGCGCCGGGCAATCCTCGAGCAGGCCAGCGGTTACCGGGGCCAGCGCTCCCGCCTGTACCGCAAGGCGAAGGAGCAGGTCACCCACTCCCTCGTCTACAACTACAACGACCGCAAGAAGCGCAAGGGCGACTTCCGTCAGCTGTGGATCCAGCGCATCAACGCCGCTGCCCGCCAGAACGGCATGACGTACAACCGCCTCATCCAGGGTCTGAAGGCCGCCAACATCGAGGTGGACCGCAAGATCCTGGCCGAGCTCGCGGTCAACGACGCCAACGCGTTCGCCGCTCTCGTCGAGGTCGCCCAGAAGGCCCTCCCGAGCGACGTCAACGCCCCGAAGGCTGCCTGA
- the rpmI gene encoding 50S ribosomal protein L35 has protein sequence MPKNKTHSGASKRFKITGSGKVLRERAGKRHLLEHKSSKKTRSLTGTVVVAPSDAKKIKKLLGK, from the coding sequence ATGCCGAAGAACAAGACGCACAGCGGTGCCAGCAAGCGCTTCAAGATCACCGGCTCCGGCAAGGTGCTCCGTGAGCGCGCCGGCAAGCGCCACCTTCTTGAGCACAAGTCGTCCAAGAAGACCCGCTCGCTGACCGGCACGGTCGTAGTGGCTCCGTCCGACGCCAAGAAGATCAAGAAGCTTCTCGGCAAGTGA
- the infC gene encoding translation initiation factor IF-3 codes for MAVRQTAAWCYRGGSISAEPRINDRIRVPEVRLVGPSGEQVGIVPLAKALELAQEYDLDLVEVAATARPPVCKLMDYGKFKYESAMKAREARKNQAHTVIKEMKLRPKIDPHDYDTKKGHVVRFLKQGDKVKITIMFRGREQSRPELGFRLLQRLASDVEELGFIESNPKQDGRNMIMVLGPHKKKTEAMAEAREAQAARKAERQGSTPDAEPAGEAAEAQPEAPGDTPSEA; via the coding sequence GTGGCTGTCCGCCAGACGGCCGCGTGGTGCTACCGAGGAGGATCCATCAGCGCCGAGCCCCGCATCAACGACCGGATTCGCGTTCCCGAGGTGCGACTTGTCGGTCCCAGCGGCGAGCAGGTCGGGATTGTTCCGCTTGCCAAGGCCCTGGAACTTGCACAGGAGTACGACCTCGACCTGGTCGAGGTGGCGGCGACCGCCCGTCCGCCCGTGTGCAAGCTCATGGACTACGGGAAGTTCAAGTACGAGTCGGCCATGAAGGCCCGTGAGGCGCGCAAGAACCAGGCGCACACGGTCATCAAGGAGATGAAGCTCCGGCCGAAGATCGACCCGCACGACTATGACACCAAGAAGGGTCACGTCGTCCGGTTCCTCAAGCAGGGCGACAAGGTCAAGATCACGATCATGTTCCGTGGTCGTGAGCAGTCCCGCCCCGAGCTGGGCTTCCGACTGCTCCAGCGTCTCGCTTCGGATGTGGAGGAACTCGGTTTCATCGAGTCCAACCCGAAGCAGGACGGCCGGAACATGATCATGGTTCTGGGCCCGCACAAGAAGAAGACCGAAGCCATGGCCGAGGCCCGCGAGGCCCAGGCCGCCCGCAAGGCGGAGCGTCAGGGTTCCACCCCCGACGCCGAACCCGCGGGCGAGGCTGCCGAAGCGCAGCCCGAGGCTCCGGGCGACACACCTTCCGAGGCGTGA
- a CDS encoding DUF1844 domain-containing protein, whose protein sequence is MSDATPTTDSPGFDDMARDIAEVPAVEVIVTVAVNLMSAAAVKLGLTEEGDEHKDLDEARKLVHALAGLLDASTTEISSFHAAPLRDGLKSLQLAFREASLVPDEPGQGPGEKYTGPVYG, encoded by the coding sequence ATGAGTGACGCGACCCCCACCACCGATTCCCCCGGCTTCGACGACATGGCCCGCGACATCGCGGAGGTGCCCGCGGTCGAGGTGATCGTGACGGTCGCGGTCAATCTGATGAGCGCCGCCGCCGTGAAGCTCGGGCTGACCGAGGAGGGCGACGAGCACAAGGACCTCGACGAGGCCCGAAAGCTGGTTCATGCGCTGGCCGGCCTGCTGGACGCCAGCACCACCGAGATCAGCTCCTTCCACGCGGCTCCGCTGCGTGACGGCCTGAAGTCGCTGCAGCTGGCGTTCCGCGAGGCGTCGCTCGTTCCGGACGAGCCCGGCCAGGGTCCCGGCGAGAAGTACACCGGCCCCGTCTACGGCTGA